Part of the Candidatus Lokiarchaeota archaeon genome is shown below.
CGCTTGAGTAATGGGTTGAATTAAGATAGGTGCAAATGGCCCGATTATTGAACCTCCGAGAATGGCGCTTGAATCCCCGTCAACGATGATTCTGCAGAACCCTCTAGGCTTACCCATTGCATCACCCTTTGCCACATCAGTATACTCGGCTTTCCCCACCAAAAGATCCGATTTGCTATCCGTAGCTTCTGCCAGTGTTTTCCCTACAGATGCTATTTGTGGATAGGAGAAGACAGCATGCGGTATAGCGTCATAATGCATAGACCGAAGTGGTTCTTTGTCTGAAATTGAAGCCTGAATATTATGCCACACGATTTCAGCTTCTCGATCAGCTACGTGCTTGAACATCGGGGGGCCTGTAGCGTCACCAAGCGCCCAAATCCCTTCCTTTGAAGTCCGAAGGCATTCGTCTGTTTTGATGAAGCCGTTTTCGTCGAGTTCAACCCCTGTTCGCTCTGGTCTACACTTGTCTGAGTTGGGGCGTCTCCCTGTTGCCACGAGCAAGGTATCATAGTCGATTTCCACCTCTTGTCCGGATTCTCGATTCCTAGCGATTACAGTTTTGCTGTTCTCGTTTTGTTGCACTTTGATGGCTTCGTGATTTGTCAGTACAGTCATTCTCTTTGAGAGCTCTTCTCTTAACATCTCAGAGACATCTTCATCTTCATGTTTGACTAGGAACGGGTTCCGCCCCACAATTGTAACATCAGTCCCCATGGCACTGAAGAAATGGCTAAATTCCGCAGCTACATATCCACCGCCGATGATAGTCATCTGTCTTGGTTGCTCGGTCAGATCAAAAATCGTCCTAGTGCTCAAATATTCAACATCATCAATTCCGTCGATTGGAGGAATCAAGGGTCGTGTTCCGGTAGCGATTACGATTAAATCCGCGGTTAGCTCTTGGTTATTGACCTCTATTACTTTGTCATCCACAAAGACTCCAGTGTTGTTGTACCAATCATATGATTCAGCCTCTTCAATGGTTTTCTCTTTATGTTCGACAGCCCGACGTCTTCTGGCTCTCACTCGATCCATCAAACCCGAGAAATCTGCAGAACCTAGCTTGAAATCAAGGTTCAGATCAGATGAGAATCGAGCCTCGTGCATGACATCCGCCGGATAGATCATCATCTTACTTGGTACACAGCCCCTGTTCAGGCAAGTCCCGCCGAGAGGACCATGTTCAATCAGACCAACTTTCAAGCCTTCTTTGTGGGCCCAGTATGACACCTGATTAGCTGAACCACCGCCAACAACGAGAAGATCGTATTCCTTCATGGACTGACAGGGGCAAAGGCATGAAATAAAGCCGCGGATTCACAAACTGAAGAATTATTCTGCATCAGTAGTAACATAATCAGAACCTAGACCGACGGCAAGGTTAATCCGTAGAGATAATTGACCCTCGTATTGGATGTCTTCCGGGTCAGGGCCTAACGCCTGGGCAAATATCCTTCTATTTGCGGTTAAAAGACATATAAGCAAAGGATAAAAGCAAAAACCTGTGGTTCCGGCGGTTGCATCGAGATAGCCAAGGAAGCACCCATAGAAGCCGTGAAGAAAGGCTCGAACTGTTACAGAAGAGGTTGGAGGGCAGCTCGGAGCAGTATCGTGCTCTTTTTCGGAGTATTAGAAATGCGATAATGGTGGCTGACACTGAAAGATGCATGGTAGATTGCACCTGATTTCACTGAGCTTTTTGGATATCAGATTGAGGAAATTGCAGGAAAGAAAACCAAGTGTGTTAACGGCAGTGAAGAAGATTATCACGCATTCGGAGAAAAAATAGAGAAACATGTAGGTGACTCGAATTTCTTCGAGGTTGACAGTGAGCTCAACAACTATGACAAACACGTTGAGCAAAGATTCCTAGAGAAGTTTGAAAATGCATTTTCTGATTCGCTTAGAGAGTTTGAAGATGGTGTAGTGCAACCAATTGATGCCGACCCCATGTTTCAGTCAATAATAATGCAACGGGAACTCAAAGATTAAAATTAGGGAGAAAAGGGAATCGACATTCCATTAAGAGCGTTAGTATCAAATCCCCTTTGCAATCGTGAGAGGAGGTGGCTTCTCTTCATGTGAACAGGCGACCAAGACGCGATCCTGTTCTATCCTCCTCCGAGGATTTGGCCTGCGTCAATTCTCTCTTTGCTTGCTCTAACTTAGGGGCTTGGTTTGTTTCATCAAGCAGCCGAATTAGGTCATCC
Proteins encoded:
- a CDS encoding SidA/IucD/PvdA family monooxygenase, translating into MKEYDLLVVGGGSANQVSYWAHKEGLKVGLIEHGPLGGTCLNRGCVPSKMMIYPADVMHEARFSSDLNLDFKLGSADFSGLMDRVRARRRRAVEHKEKTIEEAESYDWYNNTGVFVDDKVIEVNNQELTADLIVIATGTRPLIPPIDGIDDVEYLSTRTIFDLTEQPRQMTIIGGGYVAAEFSHFFSAMGTDVTIVGRNPFLVKHEDEDVSEMLREELSKRMTVLTNHEAIKVQQNENSKTVIARNRESGQEVEIDYDTLLVATGRRPNSDKCRPERTGVELDENGFIKTDECLRTSKEGIWALGDATGPPMFKHVADREAEIVWHNIQASISDKEPLRSMHYDAIPHAVFSYPQIASVGKTLAEATDSKSDLLVGKAEYTDVAKGDAMGKPRGFCRIIVDGDSSAILGGSIIGPFAPILIQPITQA